A section of the Triticum dicoccoides isolate Atlit2015 ecotype Zavitan chromosome 7A, WEW_v2.0, whole genome shotgun sequence genome encodes:
- the LOC119327887 gene encoding heavy metal-associated isoprenylated plant protein 26-like, producing MGFLEALSGLCRSCPAPLTRGHLQKGRQLETVEMKVRIDCEGCVSKIRKTLEGMDGVTGVDVVPRENRVTVTGYVDAAKVMRRVARKTGKRVEPWPYVPYDVVAHPYAPGAYDKRAPAGYVRDVMANPGGANASFARATSTETRYTGAFSDENPNAACAIM from the coding sequence ATGGGGTTCCTGGAGGCCCTGTCGGGGCTGTGCCGGTCGTGCCCGGCCCCCCTCACGCGCGGCCACCTGCAGAAGGGGCGGCAGCTGGAGACGGTGGAGATGAAGGTCCGGATCGACTGCGAGGGGTGCGTGAGCAAGATCCGCAAGACGCTGGAGGGGATGGACGGCGTCACCGGCGTCGACGTCGTCCCCAGGGAGAACAGGGTGACCGTCACCGGCTACGTCGACGCCGCCAAGGTGATGCGCCGCGTCGCGCGCAAGACCGGCAAGCGCGTCGAGCCGTGGCCCTACGTGCCCTACGACGTCGTCGCGCACCCCTACGCGCCCGGCGCCTACGACAAGAGGGCGCCCGCCGGGTACGTCCGCGACGTCATGGCCAACCCCGGCGGCGCGAACGCGTCcttcgcgcgcgccacctccaccgagACTAGGTACACCGGGGCCTTCTCCGACGAGAACCCCAACGCGGCGTGCGCGATCATGTAG